In the genome of Palaemon carinicauda isolate YSFRI2023 chromosome 15, ASM3689809v2, whole genome shotgun sequence, one region contains:
- the LOC137653935 gene encoding uncharacterized protein PF3D7_1120000-like — MHRKDLQMKEHEKLMENVRNENEVLKKEQNQKNELVNELKKEVGELKVEKTELDSECIEKDLQMKEHEKLMENVRNENEVLKKELNQKDEQVNELKKEVVLKKEQNQKDEQVNEWKKEVGELKVEKTELDSECIEKDLHMKDHEKLVENVRNENEVLKKEQNQKDEQVNELKKEVGELKAEKTELDSECIEKDLHMKEHEKLVENVRNENEVLKKEQNQKDEQMKEHEKLMENIRNENEALKKEQNEKNELLDELKKEVGELKAEKTILESECVEKEMKEHEKLMKNIRNENEALKKEQNEKNELLDELKKEVGELKEEREKINADKAQDYEKL; from the exons ATGCAtcgaaaagaccttcagatgaaggaacatgaaaaattgatggaaaatgtcagaaatgaaaatgaagtactgaagaaagaacaaaatcagaaaaatgaactagtaaacgaattgaaaaaggaagttggtgaattgaaggtaGAAAAAACTGAACTGGACTCtgaatgcatcgaaaaagaccttcagatgaaggaacatgaaaaattgatggaaaatgtcagaaatgaaaatgaagtactgaagaaaGAACTAAATCAAAAAGATGAACAAGTAaacgaattgaaaaaggaagttg tactgaagaaagaacaaaatcagaaagatgaacaagtaaacgaatggaaaaaggaagttggtgaattgaaggtaGAAAAAACTGAACTGGACTCtgaatgcatcgaaaaagaccttcataTGAAGGATCATGAAAAATTGGTGGAAAatgtcagaaatgaaaatgaagtactgaagaaagaacaaaatcagaaagatgaacaagtaaacgaattgaaaaaggaagttggtgaattgaaggcagaaaaaactgaACTGGACTCtgaatgcatcgaaaaagaccttcatatgaaggaacatgaaaaattggTGGAAAatgtcagaaatgaaaatgaagtactgaagaaagaacaaaatcagaaagatgaacaa atgaaggaacatgaaaaattgatggaaaatatcagaaatgaaaatgaagcactgaagaaagaacaaaatgagAAAAATGAATTGTTAgacgaattgaaaaaggaagttggtgaattgaaggctgAAAAAACTatactggaatctgaatgcgtcgaaaaagagatgaaggaacatgaaaaattgatgaaaaatatcagaaatgaaaatgaagcactgaagaaagaacaaaatgagAAAAATGAATTGTTAgacgaattgaaaaaggaagttggtgaattgaaggaagaaagagagaaaattaacGCTGACAAGGCGCAAGATTATgaaaaactgtaa
- the LOC137653934 gene encoding uncharacterized protein produces MAAASVIFGGIMLARRRMAGEDVDNSSLEEYVPEMEHGCEDLLDGNELKMEDEDRTTRLENLEAENDKLRRQIEEMERIVEIKQSDCTEKDLQMKEHKKFMENIRNENEVEKREQSQKNELVNELKKEVGELKQEKNEPECECVEKTFR; encoded by the coding sequence ATGGCTGCTGCTTCCGTCATTTTCGGCGGAATTATGCTTGCTAGAAGGAGGATGGCTGGAGAAGATGTGGACAACAgctctctggaagaatatgttccagaAATGGAACATGGATGCGAAGATCTGTTGGACGGAAATGAACTCAAAATGGAAGACGAGGATCGGACTACTCGCTTGGAAAATCTCGAGGCTGAAAATGATAAGTTACGAAGACAAATTGAAGAAATGGAGAGAATAGTAGAAATAAAGCAAAGTGATTGtaccgaaaaagaccttcagatgaaggaacataaaaaatttatggaaaatatcagaaatgaaaatgaagtagagAAGAGAGAACAAagtcagaaaaatgaactagtaaacgaattgaaaaaggaagttggtgaattgaagcaAGAAAAAAATGAACCGGAATGTGAATGCGtcgaaaagaccttcagatga